The Synechococcus sp. MVIR-18-1 region CTCACCAGGTCTGGCAATCCATTCTGAAATTGTTGTTATCAATGCATCCGCGACCCATCTTTATTCGGTCAGTTGGGCAGCGAGATCAACCGCACTTTGGAGAGCCCCTTCAGCCATGCCAAAACCAGGGCCGGCAATCCAGTCCCCACAAAAGCCAACAGCACTGGGCCCGCACCATTGAAGGGACGTTGGGAGCGGGTAATCCAGGGGCTGAGATGCTCCCCAACGCATGACCCCTAAAGAACGCGCCAGAGGAAGTGCCTGAGCCAACTCTGGCCAAGGCAGCAACAGCTCAGTGAGAGCCTTTCGTTGACGTAATTCCTGCGACACCAACAAACCAGGCTGGCTGTCTGGCGTGATCGGGGACCCGTCATCTAATCCATGGACCACTAAGCCCAGCTTTTGATCCTGCTGACGATGAAGAACGATTCGTTCAATGCCAAATGTTTCTTGAGCTTCAGACGTCAACCAAATTTGCCTAGGGAGATGGTCGGCACATCGAGGGAATTCGAGCATCAAATTCCAGCGCACCGATGCACGCATCTCAGCAATTTGCTCGAGTGCAGCGTCCAGGAAGGGATCCACATTCAACGGAACTGCCGAACGCAAAGGCACATCGCGCCACCCCAACATCGCCAGGGAGCGGGGATGCGCCAAAAGATTTCCAGTGACCACTAAAGAACGCGCACGGTGCTGACCGGAGAAGCACCACCATCCATTTTCCCTACTCAAGCCACTGATTCGTTCTCCAAACACCCCGTGCGTTTTTGAGCCTGCAGCCTGCAGCAAAGCTTCTGGCACCGATGCCATGGTTGGCACACCACGAAAACGAGGGCCCTGCAGCAGTGGGTGATCCGGTGGGTCAACGAGGCAACCCGTCTCATTTAACCCAACAACAATTCCTCGATCAGGCTGGACAATCCCCTTCTCCAGAAGAGGATTCCACAATTCAGCGAGACGACCCTTCGGTGGTTGGCTGAAGCTGAAACAAGGCGCACCATGGTCGAGCCGCCAGAGCAAATCGTCGCGTCGGCGCCGCGACGCGGCTCGACCACCAGGACCTCGACCAGCTTCTAAGAGCAAAATGGTGCCGTCAAAACCGGCTTGACGAAGCGAAGCAGCAAGACCAGTGCCGGCCAGACCAGCTCCGATCACAGCAAGATCAAAATCTGAATGCGGAGAGTCAGCTAATAGGGTCATAAAGCGCCAATGGCCGCGGGATTAAGTCAAAGCGAATCATGGGGAACGCCATGCCAATTAAGTCTGGGACCTACGGCGATCCACCGCGTACAGCTCGACGGGACTATTTCGTTGTTTTGTTGCTGTTGCTGTGGCGTATGCGCTACGACCTCTTGCTGTTGGCGGTGGTTGGCACTCTGATCTTGAGTGACACAGTGCCCACCAATTGGCAACAAAGCGGCAGCGTGGTCTCAATTATGGGAATTACGGTATCGATCTTTATAGGTTTTAGAAATACTCAGGCGATTGGCCGTTGGTGGGAAGCACGGCAATTATGGGGAGCAATCGTTAACCACAGCCGCAATTGGACAGACATTTTAACAAGTCTGCTTCCAGAAGATCACTTAGCGAGTGCAGATGGACGCAACCTAGTGCGTTATCAAGTTGCAATGGTTTGGCAGCTCAATTTTCAGTTAAGAAATTTTTACCATCAAGATCTAAGGCGCTTCCAAGACTACCTCTTGGAGAATCTAGAGATGAAACCAACAACAACACTAAGACAATTAGGGCAGGCTAGAGCCATTGCAGTTCGCAAACTATATGAAAACAAAAGCATCAATGCTCGTGGCAGAGAACAATTAATGAACATTGCCAATGCCACCGTTGACGCAATCGGTGGCCTTGAGAGAATTAGAAATACGCCATTGCCTGCAAGTTACGACGTTTTTGTTCGCATGTTGAGCTGGATCTTCGGGTTTCAGCTCCTGTTGAACTTCAAAACAGATGGGACATCTGTAGTCGGCAGCATCACCGGGATCGTGTTGTTCCTTGGCTTTTTAATGGCCGAACGCATTGGTGCCTACGTTGAAGGTCCATTCGATGGAGATGGAAGCACATTTGCATTGCCTCTCAATGCAATCTGTCTCACGATTAGCCGCGACTTACTAGGGAATGAAACCGATTCATGCCTCCATCATTTCTCCAAAGACCCTGTTCGATGGACGTAAAATAGTTAAAATCAAGGTCACAAGCCCTCATTCGTTAGGGCAAAACATAAGAAAAAATGACACAAGCAAAAGGCCTTAAAGCGGTTAATCCTGCCACCGGAGAAATCATTAACACGTATCCATTAATGGATCAAGTTCAGATCATTCAAGCCATAGAGCAGGCGCATTCTGGATACCAACAATGGAAAACCTCTGCTTTTAGCGTAAGAGCAAAAGCTCTTACTCAGGCCTCACAGGCATTAAAAGCAAACAATATTGCCTTGGCAGAATGTATCACCCAAGAAATGGGAAAGCCTATTCAGCAATCATTAGCGGAGGTAGAAAAATGTGCCTGGGTCTGCGAGTATTTCGCAGCGAATGGTCAACAGCACCTTGCTGACGAAATGATCGATCTGGGTGAGAAGAAGGCCGTCGTAACGGCGCAACCGCTCGGAATTCTTTTTGCAGTGATGCCCTGGAATTTCCCTCTATGGCAAGCCTTCAGAGCAATTGCCCCTGCCTTAATGGCAGGAAATACGCTCCTTCTAAAAGGTGCATCCAATGTGCCGGGATGCAGCAAGGCCATTCAAAAAATCTTTGACAGCTGCGACATCCCTCAAGGGGTCTTCACGAATTTGCCCATTCGATCAACAGATGCACAACTCGTCATTGCGCATCCAAAAGTA contains the following coding sequences:
- a CDS encoding NAD(P)-binding protein, whose protein sequence is MTLLADSPHSDFDLAVIGAGLAGTGLAASLRQAGFDGTILLLEAGRGPGGRAASRRRRDDLLWRLDHGAPCFSFSQPPKGRLAELWNPLLEKGIVQPDRGIVVGLNETGCLVDPPDHPLLQGPRFRGVPTMASVPEALLQAAGSKTHGVFGERISGLSRENGWWCFSGQHRARSLVVTGNLLAHPRSLAMLGWRDVPLRSAVPLNVDPFLDAALEQIAEMRASVRWNLMLEFPRCADHLPRQIWLTSEAQETFGIERIVLHRQQDQKLGLVVHGLDDGSPITPDSQPGLLVSQELRQRKALTELLLPWPELAQALPLARSLGVMRWGASQPLDYPLPTSLQWCGPSAVGFCGDWIAGPGFGMAEGALQSAVDLAAQLTE
- a CDS encoding bestrophin family ion channel — encoded protein: MLLLLWRMRYDLLLLAVVGTLILSDTVPTNWQQSGSVVSIMGITVSIFIGFRNTQAIGRWWEARQLWGAIVNHSRNWTDILTSLLPEDHLASADGRNLVRYQVAMVWQLNFQLRNFYHQDLRRFQDYLLENLEMKPTTTLRQLGQARAIAVRKLYENKSINARGREQLMNIANATVDAIGGLERIRNTPLPASYDVFVRMLSWIFGFQLLLNFKTDGTSVVGSITGIVLFLGFLMAERIGAYVEGPFDGDGSTFALPLNAICLTISRDLLGNETDSCLHHFSKDPVRWT